The following are encoded in a window of Arvicanthis niloticus isolate mArvNil1 chromosome 1, mArvNil1.pat.X, whole genome shotgun sequence genomic DNA:
- the Mrpl17 gene encoding large ribosomal subunit protein bL17m produces MRLSLAAAISHGRVYRRLGLGPESRIHLLRNLLTGLVRHERIEATWARVDEMRGYAEKLIDYGKLGDTNERAMRMADFWLTEKDLIPKLFKVLAPRFQGQNGNYTRMLQIPNRKEQDRAKMAVIEYKGNCLPPLPLPHRDSNLTLLNQLLLGLQQDLHHNQEANLHSSHAAQTPKT; encoded by the exons ATGAGGCTGTCGCTGGCTGCCGCCATCTCCCACGGCCGCGTCTACCGCCGCCTGGGCCTTGGTCCTGAGTCCCGCATCCACCTGCTGCGGAACTTGCTTACAGGCCTAGTTCGCCACGAACGCATCGAGGCGACATGGGCACGCGTGGACGAGATGAGGGGCTACGCGGAGAAG CTCATCGATTATGGAAAGCTGGGAGACACCAACGAACGAGCCATGCGTATGGCTGACTTCTGGCTCACT GAGAAGGACTTGATCCCGAAGCTATTTAAAGTGCTAGCGCCTCGGTTCCAAGGTCAGAACGGGAACTACACAAGAATGCTACAGATCCCGAATCGGAAGGAGCAAGATCGGGCCAAGATGGCAGTGATAGAATATAAGGGGAactgcctccctcccctgcctctgcctcacagagACAGCAACCTTACTCTCCTAAACCAGCTGCTTCTGGGACTGCAGCAGGACCTGCACCATAACCAGGAAGCAAACCTCCACAGCTCCCATGCTGCTCAAACACCAAAGACTTAA